CCGGGGGAGCACGACCACAAGGCCAAGTcgtgccttatcaaaggcagcAGGGCTACAATCAGCAGCACCAACAACAGTTGGCTTACCAACTGCCTCATTAACAACAAGACAGTAATATGATAGAAATCAAGGGCATGCTGTAACAACTCATGGGGACAAATGGAAAGATGCAAAAAAAGTTATCCGTACATGATTAGGCTATTAAAGGCATTGAAACTCAATTAGGCCAGTTATCTATGGCCTTGAACAATCTCCCACAAGGAACGTTGCTTGCAGACACAAACATCAATCCAAATGAGTAGAATCCAAATCAGCTAATGGCAGTGAGTCTCAGGAATGGAAGGGATTTAGACAGAGAGCAAGAAGTTGTTCAATCTAGGAGAGATGCAGTTCTAAGTACTCCAATGACATTAGAGACTGACGAGTCAACGAAGCTCATAGAAGTTATAATTGAACATGCACAAGTGGACAAAAGCAAGGAGAAGGAGTTTGAACAACTCCCAGAACAGGTGGTGGAAAAGGCTCCTAATAAAGAAAAGACACCAAGCAATGGGCAGAAGCTAACTCGTGCACCATTCCCTCAAAGGTTGGCaaagcaaaagaaagatgatcaatatagaaaattcatggaaatgcttagacaaattcaattgaatattccgctgatggatgctttgagggaaatgccaggctatgcaaaaatgatgaaggatctGATGCATCAAAAGTTTGACTTCTAGGACCTGTCTATTGTAACTCTAACTCAAACTTGCAGCGCAGTAGTGACAAGGCCTATGGCTAAAAATTTGTATGATCCCGGTAGTTTCACTATCCCATGCACAATTGGaagttatgcttttgctaaagcattatGTGACTTAGGAGCCAGTATCAACTTGATATCGTTGGCAATCTACACAAAATTAGGCATTGGCAGAGCTAGACCGACCTCAATGTTGTTGCAACTGGATGATCGCTCAGTCAAAAGGCCGGCAGGAATTCTGGATGATGTACTCGTCCAAGTGGGGAAGTTTGAATTTTCTGTCGACTTCGTTATTCTTGACTGTCAAGTTGACGAAGAAATATCAATAATTTTGGGGAGGCCATTCTTAGCCACTGGGAGAGCATTGATCGACTGTGAGACTGGAGAGTTAAAAATGAGGTTGAATAATGAGGAAATAATATTCAATGTTCAATAATGTATGAGGAGGCCCATCGAATTTGCAAATTGTTCACTAGTGGAGGCGGTGGATGTAATACTACAAGAGGAGGATGAAACCCTTAATGTCAGAGATCCGTTAGAAGCttgcttgatgaatttggaagatGTGGATGGTGAAGAGTTGGTAGAGTAGGTCATGGCTCTCGAAGGTCAAGGGTTCTGGAAAAGGGAACCCCAGTTCGAGCCATTACACTTAGAAGAAAGGGAAACACCACCTGCGAAGCCATCAATAGAGGAACCACCATAGTTGGACCTGAAACCGCTTCCAGCTCACCTCAAGTACACATTCTTGGGGCCTAACTCTACTTTATATGATATTATTTCATCCGGTTTGTTAGCTGTGCAGGTAGAACAATTCCTACAGGTGTTACAGGAATGTAAGACTGCTATTGGTTGGACCATGGCATATATAAAGGGTATCAGGCcggccttttgcatgcacaagattctcTTGGAAGAAGGGAACAAAcctccagagaacatcaaagaaggctgaacccgAACATGAAAGGAGTGGTGAAGAAATAAGTGATCAAGAGGTTAGATGCGGGTATCATCTTCCCTATCTCTGACAGTAACTGGGTCagcccagttcagtgtgtgccaaatAAGGGTGGAATGACGGTCGTGCAAAATGAGAATAACgagttgatctcgactcgtaTAGTCATGGGTTGGCGAAtttgcatggattatagaaaactgaacatagccacccggaaagaccatttccccttaccattcattgaccaaatgttggatagattGGCTGGGCGGTCTCACTTCTACTTTTTGGATGGATATTCGGGGGTACAATCAGATCTAAATAGCCCCTGAAGATAGAGAGTAAACATCCTTTACTTGTCtgtatggcatctttgcctttcggagaatgccgtttggcctgtgcaatgcaccggctacatttcaaaggtgtatgttagccattttcactgatatggtaGAGGATATTATGGAAGTCTTTATAGATGATTTCTCAGTGGCAGGGGGATTTATTTGAAGACtgtcttcacaatttaagaagagtgttaaaaagatgtgtggagacaaatttagtgctgaactgggagaagtgccattttatggtacatgaaggtatagtattggggcatcgagtgtccagtaaaggcattgaggtcgaccatgctaaggttgaAATGATTGAGAAATTACCACCACCCACTTCGGTCAAGGCAAtgagaagtttccttgggcacgctGGGTTTTACAGGCGATTTATAAAAGATTTCTCTAAAATTACTAACCCCTTAtgtaaactccttgaaaaggatcaTCCCTTTGTGTTCTCTGATGATTGCAGGTTGGCATTTGAGGAACTGAAGAAGAGACTGGTAACTGCACCAATCATtgttgcacccaactgggagcaaccgTTCGAGCTCATATGCGACGCGAGtgattatgctataggagcagtcctGGGGCAGCGAAAGGACAGCTggtgcacccaatttactatgcaagcagaatgctaagcggtgcacaactcaattataccgtgattgagaaagagatg
The DNA window shown above is from Nicotiana tomentosiformis chromosome 8, ASM39032v3, whole genome shotgun sequence and carries:
- the LOC138898013 gene encoding uncharacterized protein, producing MAVSLRNGRDLDREQEVVQSRRDAVLSTPMTLETDESTKLIEVIIEHAQVDKSKEKEFEQLPEQVVEKAPNKEKTPSNGQKLTRAPFPQRLAKQKKDDQYRKFMEMLRQIQLNIPLMDALREMPGYAKMMKDLMHQNAVVTRPMAKNLYDPGSFTIPCTIGSYAFAKALCDLGASINLISLAIYTKLGIGRARPTSMLLQLDDRSVKRPAGILDDVLVQVGKFEFSVDFVILDCQVDEEISIILGRPFLATGRALIDCETGELKMRLNNEEIIFNVQ